A genome region from Marinobacter panjinensis includes the following:
- a CDS encoding lipoprotein-releasing ABC transporter permease subunit: MFRPLSLYVGLRYTAAKRRNHFISFISLTSMIGLMLGVAVLIIVLSVMNGFDRELKQRILGMVPHATIQANGVLQDWEDVDRQVEQHPSVIAAAPYIQGQGMVTGGGDVRGVMLNGILPEQERSVSIIENHMIEGGLDDLKSGEFGIIIGKLMASALRLQIGDKVTVVLPEATVTPAGVLPRLKRFTVKGVFSVGAELDGNYTLIHMDDASKLMRTGGKAEGVRLLVDDLFQAPNVAREVATELSGRHYISDWTRTHGNLFQAIRMEKTMIGLLLMFIVAVAAFNIVSTLVMVVTDKTADIAILRTMGATPGRIMRIFIVQGAVIGITGTIVGTALGVLGAYNISGFIAWLEAFMGHQFLSADVYFISYLPSQLQWQDVWIISGAGLALSLLATIYPAWRASRVDPAEALRYE, translated from the coding sequence ATGTTCAGACCCTTATCACTGTATGTTGGTCTGCGGTACACCGCGGCCAAACGACGTAACCACTTTATTTCATTCATATCACTCACTTCCATGATCGGCCTGATGCTCGGCGTTGCCGTGCTGATCATCGTTCTGTCGGTGATGAACGGCTTTGACCGCGAACTCAAGCAACGGATTCTGGGCATGGTGCCCCATGCCACCATTCAGGCGAACGGTGTGCTTCAGGACTGGGAAGATGTCGATCGCCAGGTAGAGCAGCATCCATCGGTCATTGCCGCGGCGCCCTATATCCAGGGGCAGGGCATGGTGACCGGTGGAGGCGATGTCCGCGGAGTAATGCTCAATGGCATTCTTCCGGAACAGGAGCGCAGTGTATCGATCATTGAAAATCACATGATCGAAGGTGGCCTGGATGATCTGAAGTCGGGCGAATTCGGGATTATCATCGGCAAGCTGATGGCGTCTGCGCTCCGGCTGCAAATCGGTGACAAGGTTACCGTGGTTCTGCCGGAAGCCACCGTGACGCCCGCCGGTGTGTTGCCGCGGCTGAAGCGGTTTACGGTCAAGGGTGTGTTCAGTGTCGGGGCAGAACTGGATGGCAACTACACCCTGATCCACATGGATGACGCCTCCAAGCTCATGCGCACCGGTGGCAAGGCCGAGGGAGTGCGCCTGCTGGTGGACGATCTGTTCCAGGCCCCGAACGTGGCCAGGGAAGTGGCGACAGAACTCAGTGGCCGCCATTATATCTCCGACTGGACCCGCACCCACGGCAACCTGTTCCAGGCCATCCGCATGGAAAAAACCATGATTGGCCTGCTGCTGATGTTCATCGTTGCGGTGGCGGCCTTCAACATTGTCTCCACCCTGGTCATGGTGGTGACCGACAAAACGGCTGACATCGCCATTTTGCGCACCATGGGCGCCACTCCCGGCCGTATCATGCGTATCTTTATTGTCCAGGGCGCCGTTATCGGCATCACAGGTACGATTGTGGGCACGGCTCTCGGCGTGCTTGGCGCCTACAACATCAGTGGTTTCATCGCCTGGCTGGAAGCCTTCATGGGCCACCAGTTCCTCAGTGCGGACGTGTACTTCATCAGCTACCTGCCTTCCCAGCTGCAGTGGCAGGATGTGTGGATTATCAGCGGGGCCGGCCTTGCGCTGAGCCTGCTGGCAACGATTTATCCGGCGTGGCGTGCATCTCGCGTCGATCCGGCGGAGGCATTGCGTTATGAGTGA
- the trxB gene encoding thioredoxin-disulfide reductase: MSETKHSRLIILGSGPAGYTAAVYAARANLKPTLITGIEVGGQLTTTTDVDNWPGDNDGVQGPELMQRMLKHAERFETHVVYDTINEADLRNRPFRLKGDNGEYTCDALIIATGASAMYLGLESEEKFKGQGVSACATCDGFFYKKQKVAVIGGGNTAVEEALYLSNIADEVTLVHRRDSLRAEKILQDKLFEKAENGNVNIVWDHTLDEVLGDGTGVTGMRIKSMKDGSTQDRDLAGVFIAIGHKPNTDLFTGQLDMENGYIKIRSGLEGMATQSSIPGVFAAGDVADHVYRQAVTSAGFGCMAALDAEKFLDQD; this comes from the coding sequence ATGAGCGAAACCAAGCACTCCCGACTGATCATCCTCGGCTCCGGCCCGGCCGGATACACCGCAGCCGTTTATGCGGCCCGCGCCAACCTCAAGCCGACATTGATCACTGGCATCGAGGTGGGTGGACAGCTGACCACCACCACCGACGTAGACAACTGGCCAGGTGATAACGACGGCGTGCAGGGACCGGAACTGATGCAGCGCATGCTCAAACACGCCGAGCGGTTCGAAACCCACGTGGTCTACGACACCATCAACGAAGCCGACCTGCGCAACCGCCCCTTCCGCCTCAAGGGCGATAACGGCGAATACACCTGCGACGCCCTGATCATCGCTACCGGCGCCTCCGCCATGTACCTGGGCCTCGAGTCCGAAGAAAAGTTCAAGGGTCAGGGCGTCTCCGCCTGCGCCACCTGCGACGGCTTCTTCTACAAGAAACAGAAAGTCGCCGTCATCGGTGGCGGCAACACCGCCGTTGAAGAGGCCCTGTACCTCTCAAACATCGCCGACGAGGTCACCCTGGTACACCGCCGCGACAGCCTGCGCGCCGAGAAAATCCTGCAGGACAAACTGTTCGAAAAAGCCGAAAACGGCAACGTCAACATCGTCTGGGACCACACCCTCGACGAAGTCCTCGGCGACGGCACCGGCGTTACCGGCATGCGCATCAAAAGCATGAAAGACGGCTCCACCCAGGACCGCGACCTGGCAGGCGTCTTTATCGCCATCGGCCACAAACCCAACACCGACCTGTTCACCGGCCAGCTGGACATGGAAAACGGCTACATCAAAATCCGCTCCGGCCTCGAAGGCATGGCCACCCAGAGCAGCATCCCCGGCGTCTTCGCCGCCGGCGACGTAGCCGACCACGTTTACCGGCAAGCTGTCACTTCCGCAGGCTTCGGTTGCATGGCAGCTCTGGACGCAGAAAAATTCCTGGATCAGGATTAA
- a CDS encoding DNA internalization-related competence protein ComEC/Rec2, which yields MARIGLAGFACGVILLYSLALLPPLHWLISAMVIPFLTLLVATSPLHRVGAMLVAGALSGMLWAGWQADVRQQGTLPASLEGEILEVSGYLCDVPSTGSFNSVRFAFCVDRWHLPEYSNASDSPGLPQKLRLAWYGEAATTSLSQRLRLKVVLKRPHGSVNPEGFRYESWLYRKGFGATGTVRDLVPDSLSDCPLRCQYHGWRNSLVHAVSERLSGARHFPLVASLMIGYRGHMEPTHWDVLKATGTIHLVAISGLHLGLIAAGAGFFCRRLLLCLPQGRISPGRLRGLVFLCVALGSLAYALAAGFSVPTRRALIMVVIAGWVLLGARKTGAFTGLLGALVVVLLSDPFSPLDQGFWLSFGAVSVLVVLFSLRLRQAGWLQGLLLAQFAVFAALWPILAVLGQSQVVIGFVANLFAIPWVSLVVMPVLVLGALVMVVSPVADGIVINAFDLVLGVLWEGLVWLSNVDVTMPTPGVPTLLLLAVVVMVALLVPFRGFRLATVCVVVVWITGALVPGSSGGAQNTPVDNPELWVWDVGQGLSVMVRDQRQVLVYDTGPALKGVYSAVDSVLIPNLRELGVRHIDTLVISHGDGDHAGGLPLLFESFGVGQVVTGEPERVAGMLPRGSGATVQPCAQRGSQAMGSLDISFWRSPGEAGSGQKVDSNDASCVLTIRSASSAAEVVLPGDITRRTESRFIAGRAQEAPGFRVVLAPHHGSKTSSSRQWVEQMAPDLVVFSAGYRHRFGHPHPDVVGRYLSAGSHILNTATSGALRLVWQPGGMSVTEARAETPFWIRKPESR from the coding sequence ATGGCCAGGATTGGCCTCGCGGGCTTCGCCTGCGGCGTTATCTTACTGTATAGCCTTGCGCTCTTGCCACCTCTGCACTGGCTGATTTCTGCGATGGTAATCCCGTTTCTGACGTTGCTGGTGGCCACTTCGCCACTACACAGGGTCGGGGCAATGTTGGTCGCAGGCGCTCTTTCCGGCATGCTGTGGGCCGGTTGGCAGGCCGATGTCCGCCAACAAGGCACGCTTCCCGCCAGTCTGGAGGGCGAGATTCTGGAGGTGTCTGGTTATCTCTGTGACGTTCCCTCCACAGGCAGTTTCAACAGTGTCCGTTTTGCATTCTGTGTCGATCGATGGCACCTGCCGGAGTATTCCAATGCTTCGGATTCGCCAGGGCTGCCACAGAAACTGCGTCTTGCCTGGTATGGCGAGGCCGCAACAACCAGCCTTTCCCAACGGCTCAGGCTCAAAGTGGTTCTCAAACGCCCCCATGGCTCGGTGAATCCCGAGGGCTTTCGCTACGAATCCTGGTTGTATCGAAAGGGATTCGGCGCCACCGGCACCGTTCGTGACCTGGTTCCGGACAGCCTCTCTGACTGTCCGCTCCGCTGCCAATACCACGGCTGGCGCAACAGCCTTGTGCACGCGGTCTCGGAACGGCTGTCCGGTGCCCGGCATTTCCCGCTTGTAGCCTCCCTGATGATCGGCTACCGCGGACATATGGAGCCCACGCACTGGGATGTCCTCAAAGCGACCGGTACCATTCATCTGGTGGCTATTTCGGGCCTGCACCTCGGTCTGATTGCCGCTGGCGCCGGTTTCTTCTGCCGGCGATTATTGCTCTGCCTGCCACAGGGCCGGATATCGCCGGGCAGACTTCGAGGACTGGTCTTTCTCTGCGTGGCCCTTGGCAGCCTTGCTTATGCGCTTGCGGCCGGTTTTTCCGTGCCCACACGGCGGGCGCTGATCATGGTCGTTATCGCCGGTTGGGTGCTGTTGGGGGCACGCAAGACCGGAGCATTCACAGGGTTGCTGGGCGCACTGGTTGTGGTGTTGCTGAGCGATCCGTTTTCACCCCTGGACCAGGGTTTCTGGCTTTCCTTTGGTGCGGTTTCCGTTCTTGTGGTGTTGTTCAGCCTGCGATTGCGACAGGCAGGGTGGCTTCAGGGGCTGTTGCTGGCTCAATTCGCTGTGTTTGCTGCGCTATGGCCAATTCTGGCGGTTCTTGGCCAGTCACAAGTGGTGATTGGCTTTGTGGCCAACCTGTTTGCGATACCCTGGGTATCGCTTGTGGTTATGCCGGTTCTGGTGCTCGGGGCGCTGGTCATGGTGGTTTCCCCTGTGGCTGACGGCATCGTAATCAATGCGTTTGACCTGGTGCTCGGTGTGCTTTGGGAGGGGTTGGTGTGGCTCTCCAATGTGGACGTTACCATGCCCACCCCGGGCGTACCGACGCTTCTGCTGCTGGCGGTTGTGGTAATGGTGGCATTGCTGGTGCCATTTCGTGGTTTTCGCCTGGCAACGGTTTGCGTGGTTGTTGTATGGATAACAGGGGCGTTGGTCCCGGGGTCGTCCGGCGGTGCCCAGAATACGCCGGTAGACAATCCGGAACTCTGGGTGTGGGATGTGGGGCAGGGGCTTTCCGTGATGGTGCGGGACCAGCGCCAGGTGCTGGTTTACGATACCGGCCCTGCGCTGAAAGGCGTTTATTCCGCGGTTGATTCAGTGTTGATCCCCAATCTCAGAGAACTGGGCGTCCGGCACATCGATACCCTGGTAATCAGTCATGGCGATGGCGACCATGCCGGCGGATTGCCTCTGTTGTTTGAAAGCTTTGGTGTAGGGCAGGTGGTCACCGGAGAGCCCGAGCGGGTTGCAGGCATGCTGCCTCGTGGTTCCGGGGCGACGGTGCAACCCTGTGCTCAACGCGGTAGCCAGGCCATGGGTAGCCTGGACATTTCCTTCTGGCGCAGCCCCGGTGAGGCTGGCAGCGGCCAGAAGGTAGATAGCAACGATGCCTCCTGCGTGCTGACCATCCGGTCTGCGTCATCGGCCGCAGAGGTGGTGCTGCCCGGGGACATTACCCGGCGGACAGAGAGCAGGTTCATCGCAGGTCGAGCGCAGGAAGCACCCGGATTCCGTGTTGTGCTGGCGCCCCACCATGGCAGTAAAACCTCGTCGTCCCGGCAATGGGTAGAACAGATGGCGCCGGATCTTGTGGTGTTCAGCGCGGGTTACCGGCACCGCTTCGGACATCCTCACCCGGATGTGGTGGGCCGGTATCTCTCTGCTGGCAGCCACATACTGAACACAGCCACCTCTGGTGCCTTGCGTCTTGTATGGCAGCCGGGCGGGATGTCGGTAACCGAGGCGAGGGCAGAGACGCCGTTCTGGATCCGCAAACCGGAAAGCCGCTGA
- a CDS encoding carbon-nitrogen hydrolase has translation MIRPTPAGALAIAAVQQACDANKDTSLANSERLVRQAAKEGAQLVVLQELHATLYFCQTEDTSVFELAEPIPGPTSDRLSALAAELGIVLVGSIFERRMNGVYHNTAVVFERDGSIAGLYRKMHIPDDPGFYEKFYFTPGDASFNDGTSGFTPIDTSVGRLGVLVCWDQWYPEAARLMALAGAEVLIYPTAIGWDITDDPDEQARQLEAWVTVQRGHAVANNLPVIAPNRIGTEPDPSGQSDGIRFWGNSFICGPQGEFLARADDHSETILSTTINRSRSESIRRIWPYFRDRRIDAYGDILKRVRD, from the coding sequence ATGATCCGTCCCACCCCGGCCGGCGCATTGGCCATTGCCGCTGTTCAGCAAGCGTGCGACGCCAACAAGGACACCAGTCTGGCCAACAGTGAGCGCCTGGTCCGACAGGCCGCGAAAGAGGGCGCGCAACTGGTCGTCTTGCAGGAGCTGCACGCCACCCTGTACTTCTGCCAGACCGAAGACACCTCAGTGTTTGAACTGGCAGAACCCATACCTGGCCCCACCAGTGACCGGCTGTCTGCCCTGGCAGCAGAGCTCGGGATTGTCCTGGTAGGCTCCATATTCGAGCGGCGGATGAACGGCGTCTACCACAACACTGCCGTGGTGTTCGAGCGCGACGGAAGCATTGCCGGTCTGTACCGCAAGATGCATATTCCGGACGACCCGGGCTTTTACGAAAAGTTCTACTTCACGCCCGGCGACGCCAGCTTTAACGATGGCACCAGCGGTTTCACCCCGATCGACACCTCGGTTGGCCGCCTGGGCGTGCTGGTATGCTGGGACCAGTGGTACCCGGAAGCCGCCCGCCTGATGGCCCTGGCCGGCGCTGAAGTACTGATCTACCCCACCGCCATCGGCTGGGATATCACTGATGACCCCGATGAACAGGCCCGCCAGCTCGAGGCCTGGGTGACCGTTCAGCGTGGCCATGCGGTGGCCAACAACCTGCCCGTTATCGCCCCCAACCGCATTGGTACCGAGCCAGACCCCTCCGGACAGTCGGACGGCATCCGCTTCTGGGGCAACAGCTTTATCTGCGGTCCCCAGGGGGAGTTCCTGGCGCGCGCTGACGACCACTCGGAAACCATACTGTCCACGACGATCAACCGCTCACGCAGTGAATCGATTCGACGCATCTGGCCGTATTTCAGAGACCGACGCATCGATGCCTATGGCGACATTCTCAAGCGGGTAAGGGACTGA
- a CDS encoding MotA/TolQ/ExbB proton channel family protein yields the protein MFELLKAGGILMVPILACSILALAIILERFWTLRPSRVTPQHTINELWRWIKKKELNGRKLKALQASSPLGRILAGGLMNAKHGREIMKESIEHEASQVIHDLERFLNPLGTVATITPLLGLLGTVIGMIKVFAEIQLAGVGDAGNLAGGISEALITTASGLSVAIPALICHRYFIRRVDELVVGMEQEAIKLVEVVHGDREIDVEGA from the coding sequence GTGTTCGAGCTTTTGAAAGCCGGTGGCATCCTCATGGTGCCGATTCTTGCCTGTTCAATACTTGCCCTTGCCATCATTCTTGAGCGTTTCTGGACTCTCAGACCGTCCAGGGTGACGCCGCAGCACACCATTAACGAGTTGTGGCGGTGGATCAAGAAAAAAGAGCTTAATGGACGCAAGCTCAAGGCCCTGCAGGCCTCTTCTCCCCTGGGCCGCATCCTTGCAGGCGGCCTGATGAATGCCAAGCATGGTCGTGAGATCATGAAAGAAAGCATTGAGCATGAGGCCAGCCAGGTCATCCACGATCTGGAACGCTTCCTCAACCCGCTGGGCACGGTCGCGACCATCACTCCGTTACTGGGCCTGCTCGGTACGGTTATCGGCATGATCAAAGTGTTCGCTGAGATCCAGCTCGCCGGTGTCGGTGATGCCGGCAACCTCGCCGGTGGTATTTCCGAAGCGCTTATTACCACGGCCTCGGGCCTTAGCGTGGCTATCCCCGCGCTCATCTGTCACCGCTATTTTATCCGCCGTGTTGATGAACTGGTCGTGGGTATGGAGCAGGAGGCCATCAAGCTGGTCGAGGTAGTGCACGGCGACCGTGAAATCGACGTGGAAGGAGCCTGA
- a CDS encoding AAA family ATPase, with product MKKLTDTVIRELNSILLGKDHQVRLSLCGLLARGHLLIEDIPGMGKTTLSHALAKVMGLSYQRIQFTNDLLPADVLGFSMYDKEAGSLVFHPGPIFAQVVLADEINRASPRTQSALLEAMEERQVSIEGETRPLPHPFFVIATQNPIEQGGTYPLPESQLDRFLMRIRLGYPDPRAERELLEGEDRRAMTDRLQSILSAENLQTLQDAVNRVTTSPALLDYVQRLLDQSRRMPGLLYGLSPRAGLGLVRAARAWALMDGRHHVLPDDIQAVFPAVAEHRLEQGESGKSAERIRQLLTSVSVIE from the coding sequence ATGAAGAAACTGACGGATACGGTTATCCGCGAGCTCAACAGTATACTGCTGGGCAAAGATCACCAGGTTCGCCTGTCACTTTGCGGCCTGCTGGCCCGGGGCCACCTGCTGATTGAAGACATCCCCGGAATGGGCAAAACCACCCTGTCTCACGCCCTGGCCAAAGTCATGGGCCTGAGCTACCAGCGCATCCAGTTCACCAACGACCTGCTACCAGCAGACGTGCTCGGCTTCTCCATGTACGACAAGGAAGCCGGTAGCCTGGTGTTCCACCCGGGCCCGATCTTCGCCCAGGTGGTGCTGGCCGACGAAATCAACCGTGCCTCCCCCAGAACCCAGAGCGCACTGCTGGAAGCCATGGAAGAACGGCAGGTATCCATTGAAGGTGAAACGCGGCCATTGCCGCACCCATTTTTTGTGATTGCCACCCAGAACCCCATTGAGCAGGGCGGTACCTACCCGCTACCGGAATCCCAGCTTGACCGCTTTCTGATGCGCATCCGGCTGGGCTACCCCGACCCCCGCGCCGAGCGTGAGTTGCTAGAGGGAGAGGACCGTCGGGCAATGACCGATCGCCTGCAGTCCATCCTCTCCGCAGAGAACCTGCAAACCCTTCAGGACGCCGTCAACCGGGTGACCACCAGCCCCGCGCTGCTGGACTATGTACAACGACTGCTGGATCAGAGCCGCCGCATGCCGGGGCTGCTCTACGGCCTGTCACCCCGCGCCGGCCTTGGGCTGGTGCGCGCCGCCCGGGCCTGGGCTCTGATGGACGGCCGCCATCACGTATTGCCGGATGACATCCAGGCCGTATTTCCCGCAGTTGCAGAACACCGCCTGGAACAGGGAGAATCCGGAAAGAGCGCTGAACGAATCAGGCAACTTCTGACCTCCGTATCTGTCATTGAATAA
- a CDS encoding agmatine deiminase family protein, giving the protein MPAEWAPQSAVMLTWPHPGTDWSASLAEVEPVFLDIARAVLRFEHVVLSCEHVVRLQELERELNDYAQQQGLPGRVVAVPAPANDTWARDHGPIAIFGVDGPELLDFRFNAWGNKFPWEKDDALNRHLANFGSFGTTQLVPVEFVLEGGSIESDGQGTILTTSECLLTPSRNPSMDRASIEHLLGETLGAERILWLNHGYLAGDDTDSHIDTLARFCAADHICYVACPDVSDEHYSALAAMEEDLQQFHQANGQPYRLTPLPWPDEIHGDDGERLPATYANFLIINGAVLVPVYGVPQDEEALAILAGLFPEREMIPVNCRPLIRQHGSLHCVTMQIPAGVVQA; this is encoded by the coding sequence ATGCCCGCAGAGTGGGCACCCCAAAGTGCCGTAATGCTGACCTGGCCCCATCCGGGAACCGACTGGAGCGCCAGCCTCGCCGAGGTGGAACCTGTATTCCTGGACATTGCCCGGGCAGTGCTCCGTTTCGAGCATGTCGTTCTCAGCTGTGAACATGTGGTTCGCCTGCAGGAGCTGGAACGGGAACTCAACGACTATGCGCAGCAGCAGGGGCTGCCTGGGCGAGTTGTTGCGGTACCCGCTCCTGCCAATGACACCTGGGCCCGTGACCATGGCCCCATCGCCATTTTCGGCGTGGATGGCCCTGAATTGCTGGATTTTCGCTTCAACGCCTGGGGCAACAAGTTTCCCTGGGAAAAGGACGACGCCCTCAACCGCCACCTGGCGAATTTCGGCAGTTTTGGCACCACTCAGTTGGTGCCTGTGGAGTTTGTCCTTGAGGGTGGTTCCATCGAATCCGATGGTCAGGGAACGATACTGACCACCAGCGAATGCCTGCTGACTCCGTCCCGTAATCCGTCGATGGACCGCGCATCCATTGAGCACCTGCTAGGGGAAACCCTGGGAGCGGAGCGCATTCTGTGGCTCAACCACGGTTACCTGGCCGGCGACGACACCGACAGCCACATCGACACCCTCGCCCGTTTCTGCGCGGCGGATCATATCTGTTATGTGGCTTGTCCCGATGTCAGCGATGAACACTACAGCGCCCTCGCCGCCATGGAGGAAGACCTGCAACAGTTCCACCAGGCCAACGGCCAGCCTTACAGGCTCACTCCGCTGCCCTGGCCTGACGAGATCCATGGTGACGACGGTGAACGGCTACCGGCTACCTATGCCAATTTCCTGATCATCAATGGGGCTGTTCTGGTGCCGGTCTACGGCGTACCCCAGGATGAAGAGGCACTGGCTATCCTGGCCGGTCTCTTCCCCGAGCGGGAGATGATTCCGGTTAACTGTCGCCCGTTGATCAGGCAACATGGCAGCCTTCATTGCGTCACCATGCAGATCCCCGCAGGAGTTGTGCAGGCATGA
- a CDS encoding DUF2062 domain-containing protein, translating to MPKKFMKRYLPSPEKVRAIESLHFLGDILHEPNLWHINRHSVARAFLVGIFLAIIPMPFQMLAAALFAIWFNANLPLSVVLVWISNPVTMPPMFYFNYKVGAWILDRPVLNFEFQLSWSWLSGRLLDIGIPLYLGSLLVATLSACLAYLIIQFLWRRKVRSDWQDRRSVRIRHRRLARQARRQRHSDSQSS from the coding sequence ATGCCAAAGAAGTTCATGAAACGATACCTACCGTCGCCGGAAAAGGTGCGCGCGATCGAATCGCTGCACTTTCTGGGCGATATACTTCATGAACCCAACCTGTGGCACATCAACCGGCATAGTGTTGCCCGCGCTTTCCTGGTGGGCATCTTCCTGGCCATTATTCCCATGCCCTTCCAGATGCTCGCAGCCGCTTTGTTTGCCATCTGGTTCAATGCCAACCTGCCGCTTTCCGTTGTACTGGTGTGGATAAGCAACCCGGTAACCATGCCCCCCATGTTCTATTTCAACTACAAGGTCGGGGCCTGGATTCTCGACCGGCCGGTGCTGAATTTCGAATTCCAGCTGTCCTGGTCCTGGCTCAGTGGGCGGCTGCTGGACATCGGCATCCCCCTGTATCTGGGGTCACTTCTGGTAGCCACCCTGTCGGCGTGCCTGGCTTACCTCATCATCCAGTTCCTTTGGCGTCGCAAGGTTCGCTCTGACTGGCAGGACCGCAGATCGGTACGCATCCGCCATCGACGGCTGGCAAGGCAGGCCCGGCGACAGCGGCACAGCGACAGTCAAAGCTCCTGA
- a CDS encoding ABC transporter ATP-binding protein yields MSDSVTINSEKPLVIDCDKVTRTYNEGPGKLTIFSDISLRVSAGESIGIVGSSGAGKTTLLNLLGGLDKPSSGHIDICGQDIHRMNEAGRARFRNRHLGFVYQFHHLLPEFSALENVMMPCALGGLGVKPSSVKASAILERVGLSHRLAHKPGELSGGERQRVAIARALVNEPECVLMDEPTGNLDEQTGEGIRDLIESLRDQIGIAFVLVTHDMKMARSLGRVLRLEQGELFQEL; encoded by the coding sequence ATGAGTGATTCAGTAACCATCAACAGCGAAAAACCGCTGGTAATAGACTGCGACAAGGTCACCCGCACCTATAACGAAGGCCCCGGCAAGCTCACTATCTTCTCGGACATTTCATTGCGGGTGTCTGCCGGCGAATCCATCGGCATTGTTGGCAGCAGTGGCGCCGGGAAAACAACCTTGCTGAACCTCCTCGGAGGGCTCGACAAGCCCTCCTCCGGTCACATCGATATATGCGGTCAGGATATCCACCGCATGAACGAGGCCGGGCGGGCACGCTTTCGTAACCGTCATCTGGGTTTTGTCTATCAGTTTCACCATCTGCTTCCCGAGTTTTCCGCACTGGAAAACGTGATGATGCCCTGCGCTCTGGGCGGATTGGGGGTAAAGCCGTCGTCCGTTAAGGCAAGCGCCATACTCGAGCGCGTCGGCCTGAGTCATCGGCTGGCTCACAAGCCCGGTGAATTGTCCGGAGGCGAGCGTCAACGGGTTGCCATTGCCCGCGCACTGGTCAATGAGCCTGAGTGTGTGCTGATGGACGAGCCCACGGGCAATCTGGACGAGCAGACGGGTGAGGGTATTCGTGACCTCATTGAGTCACTGCGGGATCAGATCGGAATTGCCTTTGTGCTGGTTACCCATGACATGAAGATGGCCAGAAGTCTTGGGCGGGTGTTGCGGCTGGAGCAGGGAGAGCTGTTTCAGGAGCTTTGA
- a CDS encoding PilZ domain-containing protein, with translation MPATTPDNNPAEIPSDRRDYFRISDHIGLEIRKLGSDGASKENPFNGSHLESLRSEFRRLDQDVRAQLATLAERDRLLTSLIKSLNGKLDTLARIMAFEQNPLQPEDWQDVTLSEGGLSFHTATNSFVTDEMLALRMTLPPELFQPVGMARVISVEPDGSGGARVHTEFTDIKDGDRQQIARHVMRWQIRQRQKE, from the coding sequence ATGCCTGCAACGACACCCGACAATAACCCGGCAGAGATCCCCTCTGATCGCAGGGACTATTTTCGTATCAGCGATCATATCGGCCTGGAAATCCGCAAGCTCGGCTCCGATGGCGCGAGCAAGGAAAACCCATTTAACGGCAGTCACCTGGAGAGCCTCCGATCCGAATTCAGACGCCTCGATCAGGATGTCCGGGCACAGTTGGCCACCCTGGCGGAGCGAGACCGCCTGCTGACCTCACTCATCAAGTCGCTCAATGGGAAGCTGGATACGCTGGCGCGCATTATGGCCTTTGAGCAAAATCCGTTGCAACCTGAAGACTGGCAAGACGTCACACTCAGCGAAGGCGGCCTGTCATTCCATACCGCAACCAACAGCTTCGTGACAGACGAGATGCTCGCGCTGCGTATGACCCTTCCGCCGGAGCTGTTTCAGCCGGTTGGTATGGCGCGGGTAATCAGTGTTGAGCCGGACGGAAGCGGAGGCGCCAGGGTTCATACGGAGTTTACCGACATTAAGGATGGTGACCGGCAGCAAATTGCCCGCCATGTGATGCGCTGGCAGATTCGGCAACGGCAAAAAGAATAA
- a CDS encoding ExbD/TolR family protein — MKFKRQRSQEVGVDLTPLIDVVFLLLIFFMVSTTFTRESHLNIELPEANGERSESEAQLIDVVINAEGQYILNDRTLVNNRRETLERAVSELAGGDASLPFIITADARTPHEFVVRAMDVAGRLGFAKLSITTEREAEGQ, encoded by the coding sequence GTGAAGTTCAAGCGCCAGAGAAGTCAGGAAGTCGGGGTTGACCTGACGCCACTGATCGATGTGGTCTTCCTGCTGCTGATATTCTTTATGGTTTCCACCACCTTCACCCGTGAAAGCCATCTCAATATCGAACTGCCTGAAGCCAATGGTGAACGGTCAGAATCGGAAGCACAGCTGATTGATGTGGTGATCAACGCCGAGGGGCAGTACATCCTCAACGACCGGACCCTGGTCAACAACCGGCGGGAAACCCTGGAGCGTGCGGTCAGTGAACTGGCCGGTGGCGATGCGTCGTTGCCATTTATCATTACCGCTGACGCCCGTACGCCCCACGAATTCGTGGTTCGTGCCATGGACGTTGCCGGTCGTCTTGGCTTTGCCAAACTCAGCATCACCACCGAGCGTGAGGCGGAAGGGCAGTGA